The genomic stretch TTACGTTAATGAAAGTTGAATAAATATAACAATTGATTTTTATTCTAAATACTCACCCGGTACATTTCAGCAATCAAATTAGAACATGTAATCTTGGTTAGAAAATAACAATCACGATCAAAAAGCACAAAAGTAGTTGAGTCTGTTTCATTAATTACTCTAACTTTAACATGGTACCTATATATTTAACAAAGTTATGAAATTGAATAATTTTAGAATATATAAATTAGCCACGAAAAGTTTAAACAATTTTGAAATAACACCTTGCAACTATTGTCCAGACATGCTGTTCACACTTTGGGCAGAAAAACCTTTTGGAATCTACAATGACTGCCTTGTTGCAGACACATGCAGCATACCACCAATCATTGCCACCAACAACATGTTTGATTGTGCCTAACACAACACAAACCATGTTCTACAAAAAAAAGAGATGAAATAGCATTAAAAAATAAACCTATAACATAAGAAATATTTATGAGGCATAAGTGTCAGCAAAAGTTACATCTTGACAGTCCTTTAGCTCCTCAATTGTTTTGCGCTAACTCAAATTTAAGAAATCCTCTTCTAAACTCATCTCAGAAACATCCTTCATATAACTAAATGGCTGAGTGGGCGATCCAATGTTATCACTAATAAGAAAGAAAACAAAGTAGGAAATTCAATAATGgaatttcaaaaaaatcacaaaaattaatAGAACAAAATGAATTGCTAAATGTATATAAGATTTTTAAAGAATTTACTTCAGTTTTAAACTATCTGCCTCAGGTGTTTTTGGGTCGAACAATAGTTTGGTACAATTCATTGCATTCTGCATCTGGATTTTTCCGTTATACATATTGACTTTCAGAAATTGAGCAAGCACAACAACAGTGTCGCGGTTACCCGATTCAAGGTACGCATCAAGCTCATCAACATATGGTCCAATGAGTGTACAGTCAAGCTTCATActacaattataaaaaaataagaagCAACTTAAGTCAAAAACCAAACATAGCATgacaaaaaaaataattgaattttatACCAGTTAAAAAATATTTGCTCACCGATTAGACTGCAACTCAATGACCTTAAACTTAGTAGTTACTCCATTCCTTTCATAGACTCGTTCACGTCCAACTCCAGACAAAATGGCCATAACATCTAATTCACAAATAAGACCTAACACATTAACATCTTATTGAAAACAACGAAAATACCAGATAACACAAATTGAAACTCATAATACATAGTTTGATGGAAACCGGAGTTtaatattaaatgataattaccaATCAAGTAGTCCATGTCAATTTTCACAACTATCTATGGGAAAGATACAAATGAGTAAGGGGAGAAAGTTATCAGATCAGCACCAAATTCTGTAACCACTGTGGAATTCTGCAAACTCAATTTGAACTGATGTTTTATGGTCCTATACGCTCCAGTATTAGTGGCGACACCAAAATGTTTAAAGTTATAAACATTACCCTCTCGAACTTTGTTATCAAATCGATAGAGCAAAACTTTTCGAACAGAAGCCTGAATCTTGCCACCCTGTCAATCAAAAACGATGaaatatttagaacaaaaacattGAAACcaatatgcaaagcattaaaaaaCGAATCAACAATAACAACCTTTTCATCCATTAGAATCATTTCCATCGCATAATATTTTTGTTTCGAATTCATGTCTGGAACAAACCATAAGCGAATAACTCGAACAACAACATCCCATGATTCTTTTGCCGGAGTGATTTCAACAACAAAATCGCGTCTTGCAGCAGCCATTGAAAAAAACCGAAGCAACCGATAGAAGGATTAGAGGTTAATGATAATCCAGAAAATGAATTGGTCATATTTATAGATGGGCACAATAATCAGGAAATACCAATAATCAGAAAGAAACAATATTGATTAAGCACTGCTTAGGAATTGGGAGATGAATAATTACCATTAAAGAGAATGAATCGTGAAACCCATAGAAGCAGAATCCTCGAAGAACGATGGACGAAATGAAGGGTCGGTTGAAATGATTGAGAAAGATACATTGAATCAAGGGAATGAATTGATGAAGAAGATCAGGGATTTGCCGTAGGCGGCGAATGTTTACTGAAAAGTTGAAAAATAATGTAACGTGCAAGTGGGAATTGTGTGGTCATTAACCCATTAAAAGAGTATTATCCAAAAGAATAggaatcaataataaataaataaataaaatttcataaaccAATTAAAAGGGTGTTATCCAAGAGTAACGTGCAAGTGAGAATTATGTGGTCATTAACCCATTTAAAAAGTGTTATCCAAAAGATTAggaatcaataataaaaaataaaaaaatgtaataaaccAATTAAAAGGGTGTTATTCAAGAAAATAGGAAATCAATAagttgaaaattaaaatagaataatGTAATGTCCAAGAGCATAGGAAATAGGGAAtgaataataattgaaataaaatgaattactaaattaataaataagtaataacttaacaaaaatagaaatatgatttttttacctACCTGCCACTATTCTAAAATAATAATACCAATATGCCCCATGTTAAAATTAAAACACCAAAATGCCACACTTTTAGTTCACGTCCGTCCAGGGGTTGGCCGGACCGGTGAAGATTTTTTTTCCCCAGTTGGGGTCCGGCCAGGGGTTGGCCGGACTCTAACTGGccctttttttttttcctttttttttaaaaatgatttaaatcaattaaaataaaaaaaaataaaaaaaaaaacaaaaaaaaaaggtccAGTTAGAGTCCGGCCAACCCCTGGACGGACCCCAACTGGGGAAAAAAAATCTTCACCGGTCCGGCCAACCCCTGGACGGACGTGAACTAAAAGTGTGGCATTtgagtatttttttttcatttcatggcATGTTGGTATTATCTTTTCATTATTGGGGCAGATAGGTAAAAAAATCTAGAAATATTTCTTTAAGTAGaaacatttaaaataataagggCTCTAGAAATGTGCCACTTGTCAAAATTGCCAAtaaactcattttgctttattatgaTTATGTATGATTCAATatatctaaaaaaaaaagaaaattttttcttataaatgaaGGAGTaatagagaaaaataagaaattaaGCGAATGTAACCATTGTCACTTTGGGTTTGTACCAGAAAAAAGCACCTTTGGTGCCTCACTGAACTCAACCGCCGATAAAAGAACCCAAACCCATCGGAAAGCCCTACCGGAGTCGGTCGCCGGTCGCCAGAAACGGTAACAATTTCCATTCACGTTTTCCTTTTTCTTCCAACTATCGATTCCATCTCAATTTTTACCCTAAAAATCGCCACATTCCgttaatttcaatttcaatttcctcAATTCTAATTTCAGTTCCAATTCCTCAATGGAGAGTTCCGATGAAGAAAACGACGTCGTCACTGGTAATCACGCACCCAAGGAACTAACTCGATTATCATCTACTGGTGCAAAATTCGTTGATGAAGTACTTAACGGTCCAAATCAACGTTGTTTGGATAATTTCCGAATGGATAAACAAGTGTTCTACAAGCTATGTGATATTCTAGAAACTAAGGGTTTATTGCGTGACActaataggatcaaaattgaagaGCAGTtagctatgtttatgtttattattGGGCATAATTTGAGAATTAGGGCTGTTCAGGAATTGTTTCATTATTCGGGCGAAACGATTAGTCGGCATTTTAATAATGTTTTGAATGCGGTTATGTCGATTTCGAAGGAGTATTTTCAGCCGCCGAGCTTGGATGTTCATGAATTAATCTCTGAAGATTGTAGATTCTTTCCGTATTTTAAAGTAAGGTTTTGATCAATTTGTTTGATATGCATGTTGTTTGGGATTGATTGTGTCTCACATTGTGTTGGAATTTGAATAAGTAGTTATTGTTCCATGATACGCTGTTTAGTACACATGAGTGCTGTTTAGTACACATGAGTATTGGATAGTAGAAAATAGTGGTTTGTTCAAATTTCGCTTTGCTAGAGTGTTACCGGGTTTCTATATTGCCTCTATTTGACAACCCTTTGTACTAAATATGTATCGTAGAACAATAGGTTTTTGTTAAAATTCCGAATTATTATAGTGCTATCAGAGGCGTCTCAAGTTCTCGGAGGTCATGTATAAGTTAGCCTCAGTTTAACGATGGTAAAATAAAAAGAGACTCTATTTAACTGTGATTTCCCTGTGAGAAATATTTTTTGAGACCCCTTTCTGCCACTGGTTAAGCGTAACTAATTTTGGGCTCTGTGCAGTGAAATTTGAACAAGCAAACTGATATTTTCCGCTATCCAGAATTAACAACACAGCATTGAtcttatttattattctttttatagGATTGTGTGGGAGCAGTTGATGGTATATATGTACCTGTGACAGTTGGTGTAGATGAACAAGGACCTTTCCGCAATCCGGACGGGTTACTTTCACAAAATGTTTTGGCAGCATGCTCATTTGACCTCAAGTTTTGTTATGTTTTAGCTGGTTGGGAAGGGTCTGCTACAAACTTACAAGTTTTTAATTCAGCAATCACCAGGAGGAATAAATTGCAGGTCCCCGAAGGTAGTAACACTTATAACTTATCTGTATAAAGCAATCATGATTTGGGTTGCAATTATATTGGAGTTCTTCCTCTTGACAAATGTTGGGTTACTTGATGTTATGTTCTCTCCCCACATGTCCATTAACTTGgtttgaaaaatgaaataaataccTCTGAATCAATTTTTATCACCTATCCTTTATCTGCAGTGACTTGAAGATAGTGACTTGAAGATATTTTAATTCTGTTGTTCTCAACTTTTATTTGGTTGTAGTTGTAATTTGGATTAAACATTTTTTATGACACAGGTAAATACTACCTGGTAGACAACAAGTATCCAAATGTGCCGGGTTTCATTGCTCCATATCCTCGTACTCCCTACCACTCCAAGGATTTTACCAGTGGTTACCACCCACAAGATGCATGTGAGCTGTTCAATCAACGACATTCATTATTACGAAATGTCACTGGCCGAACTTTTGGGGCTTTAAAGGAGCGATTTCCTATATTGATGGCAGCTCCTTCATACCCATTACAAACTCAGGTTAAGTTAGTGGTGGCAGCTTGTGCTTTACACAATTACATTCGTGGGGAAAAACCAGATGATTGGATTTTTAAGATGTATGATAAAGATGCATCATTTACAATGGTAGAATCACTACCTCCATCAGAGGTTGAAACACATCCGAAAACAAATGTCGAGACCCAAAACCAGTATCAGGGTCTTAGTTTTAATGCTGATGAAATTGCACTTGCTTCACAGTTAAGGGTTTCTATTACAACTGAAATGTGGAACAAATATATCCAGGATATTCCCCTCATGTAAAATTTGTCCAATTAAGTTTATGTTCTCAGGCTAGGTTTGAATATTTCCGAGGATCTTTGTGATACAGTAGAATTAAACTGTTGATTTCTACTCTGATAGTGTACATTGTAATTTTGTTCATATAACACAAGCATGCTTGTTATCACATCTCATCATATAAACTTTGGTCTTCAACTTTAGGGGCAAATAAATTTTTCATTCCTCCCTAGGAATGAACATGATATTTAATATTGTTTATTGAAGTAAAATTGTGGAGTCAAAATCAATTCAGAGAGCTTATCACCATCACAAAGAGCATGTGGCAGATTATATAATATTCATTGTATGATTCAGGCCCTGAATATGTACAGTTAGGGTATAGTATACTCAACCAATTTATTCATGGGACCTTGTAAAGAATATGCTGTTATAGAGATAGCTTGCATATGTGACATTAATTACAGGAGAAAATAAGGGTACATAGACAGGGAAATGACTTGGCTTGCAAGGTTAGTCATGTTATTGTCATATTTTGAGTTTTGGTAGTTGGTAATGGGTTCAGGGTTTTTGTGCTGCAACTTTGGATTCAACGTGAATAAGGTATCTGTCCCACAAACTTTTTACATGAAACTACTTAAATATTCAGTGCGTCTGCAGAGGTTAATGTAATCGTTGTAATAGAAATTTATAACTAAAATtaattgtataaaatataaatgtaaaatgacttaattgtaattttggtcctcttattttattttatttttcgtttTGGTCTCCCCATTTTTAGAATTATAATTTTGGTctcttttttgaattttttattgaaataaggacaaaaatagggactaatttagcagaaaaaagaaaaatagggggagaaaaattgcataaaaaattcaaaaagaagactaaaatagtgatttttaaaataggggatcaaaattaagaaaaagacaaaatagatggACTAAGCCTATTAATGTCAAGGTAGATGAAATGTATTTTTGACAATTATGTAATTCAAATATTGATTATACAAAccaaaaaattacaaatatatcAGAAAAAAAAGTAGGCAACAGAAATAACTTCATGGAATCCATGATGAGAATTGTCAAACGGTCAAACCTCTTAAAAAAAAGGAGAAGTTAAAAAAAACACGAACATATAATAAATAGGGATTTGCATTAATACTATTGCTAAATAATTTtagagtgaagactcattttggtccctcacaaatattatacgagtcaaattagtccttcacaataaaatagatTTAATTCAATCCCTTATAAATTTTAACCGGATCATTtaagtccttctgttaatatttttttcaaaccggtttttttctagttttaaaccgtgactgaattgccacgttggattttattttattttcattttgaaaatttttatttttaatttcatttttaaaatttttatttttaatttcatttttaaatagttataaattaataatataaaaaaaccaaaattgtTTCTTCTAAGGAGTTGACCTCAGGcccatgtggttaatcttaaataattctaaatttaaaataaaaaatacaaaatttgtatctatatggtctcgaacctaagtctcttcagattaaatgacagtcaatttaataaaatagaaattgatttgtctatttgtaaatgatagttactttactaacaatagaaattgatttgtttagttgttattgatagtcactttactaaccgtagaaattgatttgtctagttgtaaatgataatcactttattaacaatataaattgatttatctagttgtaaatgatagtcactttactaacaatagaaattgatttgtcttgttgtaaataatagtcaactttactaacaatagaaatttatttttctagttgtaaatgatagtcactttattaacgatagaaattgatttgtctagttgtaaagtgaaaatcatagataaaaatttatgtataaaatttgttaatattagtagaaatcatgaaaattacttatttaaaaattactttataagaaataatttggcttttttgatattattcattgatatctgtttaaaaatgaaattaaaaataaaaattaatttagtatttaaaaaataaaaaataaaaaaaatccaacgtgtcagtccagtcacggtttaaaagtatgaaaagaatcGGTTCAGAAATAAGAtaaaaccgatttgagaaaaatattagcagaaggactaatattatccggttaaattttataaaagattaagtttggtcaatttttttgtgagagactaatttgactcgtgtaatatttgtgaaggaccaaaatggatcttcactcaTAATTTTAAATGACAATTGAAAGTAGTAATTAGTATTAATATAGGCGAAAATTATATAATACCTATTAAATgttgtgaatttttttaaaatacaatattttttgttgtagacaaattttatttttgtttgatatgaattaagattttttttatttgacatGAATTAAGATTTTTTAGTCTTTCCTTTGTTTTGACTCTAGATATTGTAATATATAGTTGACTATGACTAAAAATTTCATTGATAATATAATCCAACATAGATTAATGATTGTGAATGCCTGTTCATTAGTCTCCAAATGTTAAATACTCTTATAAATTTGGATTTTCGGATTAACTTCTAGATTAcaaagattttaaaataaaataacataattatttCTCTCACTCTTAATGGTGTATGGACATTCGAAAATACCCTCATAAATTTGAAAATACATGTTTGGACACATCCATTTCACATCAAGACACGTTAAATCTCCAAAAACTAGTTTGAAAGTGTATCTCTGGACAAAtctttttaataattttgttcATTTGATAATTCAATGACAAATACGGAGTTGTAATTTCAGATTTGTTAAAcggaaatttgaaagaaaaaaatttatcatTTTGCATAAATTTTTCATCTTAGTGATTATTTTGGTAGTGCATTTTTAAAAATGTGaagctgaaaatttaataaaataacaccttgcatgtttattttcctcATGATCAAAAACACCACTTTTCTCCAAAGCCTACAAAAATCTCCTTTCATAATCAATCAATTTTTCTATTTGAAAACAATATTTGTGACGTTTTTCACATCAAAAGGAACAAAAGAAGTTAAAATTTAAGATAATGTACATATATTTTCTTCCTCATTACTTACATTAAATTAGTTTTTCAACCTAAAAATACGAATGTTGCGTTCGGAAAtacatttttggatttttgatgaaTGTCATCCAGAATTGTATTTTTATAGATTAATCTAGAGTTTAATTTGgtcaattttgaatattttttgtaATGATGGGCCTTAGATATGATGCACTATGATGTTTTCCTCCAACCTATTGTGTCTATAAATGTCAAACTGGATGATGTCAAGGTAGATCTGaaaaataatttacaaataaGCAAGACTTTGTTATTCGTGATCATATGCTCTAAAGGACCTGCACAAAGGTTGGAAAATTATGGTTCGGCATTATAATCGGAAAGACAGATAATGGTTCAAATATAAGACATGCATTTGTGACACTAAGATACAAAAGAAGTGGAAAGTACACAAGTCCTATCGAGAAATCAAAATGGATGACACCAAAACAAAGAAACGTGAGTGTTATTTTAAGTTGCGCGGATACCTTATGGTGAATAATACATGGAGGTTTAATGTGATTTGCGGTATACATAATAATGACATGTGTCTCAAGTTAGAAGGTCATCCCATTGCATGTCACTTTAAGGATGGAGAGAAGGAAATAGTTTTTGACTTGACATTAAACATTACAACTTTAAAACGGAAAAAACCTCAAAATATCTCAAGTATCAAGCAACTATACAATGTTCGTGCCCGAAACAACAAGGTGATTAGAGGGGATAAAACTGAAATACAACGATTATCGAAGCTTTTGGATAATAACCATTATGTTTCTATGTACCAAGTGTGTGAGGATGGAGAACCCGTTCGAGATATTTTTGGAGTCATCCTGATTCCATAAAGTTGTTTAACAAATTACCCGCTTTACACATTATTTATTCAACATATATGAATAATAAGTACACACTTCAACTATTGGAAATTATTGGTGTTTCTTCTACTGAAAAAACTTTTTTTCAGTTGGGTTTACATTTttggaaaatgaaaaaaaaaggacAATGTTACTTGGGCTTTAGAACGTGTCGACACACTTTTTTTCAGATTCTCCAACTTTAAAATCTCAAAAAGTGTTTTCAAAGGTGCTCGTATTAGAGAGTCATCTCATACACCACCTTTACCAAAAATCAAACACATTGAAGAGATGTcaatttttatgcacaaatacattgaATGAATTGTAAATGTTGAGGATGGTGGTAAATATAGTTATCGGTGTTTCAGATTTGCTCGATAAAGGAGAGTATAATCATACACTTGTCAGCCAATAACTTATCATGGAGTTAAATGCGCATAAAGAATCATATG from Vicia villosa cultivar HV-30 ecotype Madison, WI linkage group LG4, Vvil1.0, whole genome shotgun sequence encodes the following:
- the LOC131596750 gene encoding uncharacterized protein LOC131596750; its protein translation is MAAARRDFVVEITPAKESWDVVVRVIRLWFVPDMNSKQKYYAMEMILMDEKGGKIQASVRKVLLYRFDNKVREGNVYNFKHFGVATNTGAYRTIKHQFKLSLQNSTVVTEFGADLITFSPYSFVSFP
- the LOC131598765 gene encoding uncharacterized protein LOC131598765, whose translation is MDYLIDVMAILSGVGRERVYERNGVTTKFKVIELQSNRMKLDCTLIGPYVDELDAYLESGNRDTVVVLAQFLKVNMYNGKIQMQNAMNCTKLLFDPKTPEADSLKLNDNIGSPTQPFSYMKDVSEMSLEEDFLNLS
- the LOC131598766 gene encoding uncharacterized protein LOC131598766; the protein is MESSDEENDVVTGNHAPKELTRLSSTGAKFVDEVLNGPNQRCLDNFRMDKQVFYKLCDILETKGLLRDTNRIKIEEQLAMFMFIIGHNLRIRAVQELFHYSGETISRHFNNVLNAVMSISKEYFQPPSLDVHELISEDCRFFPYFKDCVGAVDGIYVPVTVGVDEQGPFRNPDGLLSQNVLAACSFDLKFCYVLAGWEGSATNLQVFNSAITRRNKLQVPEGKYYLVDNKYPNVPGFIAPYPRTPYHSKDFTSGYHPQDACELFNQRHSLLRNVTGRTFGALKERFPILMAAPSYPLQTQVKLVVAACALHNYIRGEKPDDWIFKMYDKDASFTMVESLPPSEVETHPKTNVETQNQYQGLSFNADEIALASQLRVSITTEMWNKYIQDIPLM